A single Natronorubrum sediminis DNA region contains:
- a CDS encoding mechanosensitive ion channel family protein, translated as MIDLLILQSGVPTSGSEFVDQYGPALISAATTVLLFVLMFAITYYLGKKVLVRATEQSLQSRGLKTGLVSLAVSVVSTLVLVAAIAVAATVAGFGAILTAFATLAGALALGLSFAAQDLISNFVSGVFIIKDEPFKVGDWIEWDGNEGIVKKINLRVTQVETFDNELVTVPNNQLATSVVTNPVANETLRVSCDFGISYDDDITTARGAVIDTASSIEGVLADPEPAAPVTELGDSAVVLTGRVWIEPRKHSAAAIEAAFREAVKQRFDAEGIDMPYAHTTLTGGIELETNQEASVVSSSTE; from the coding sequence ATGATAGACCTTCTGATACTCCAGTCTGGAGTTCCAACAAGTGGTAGCGAGTTCGTAGATCAGTACGGACCGGCCCTCATCAGTGCAGCAACAACCGTACTGTTGTTCGTTCTGATGTTTGCTATAACGTATTATCTCGGCAAAAAGGTACTCGTCAGAGCAACAGAACAATCGCTCCAATCACGTGGGCTGAAAACGGGGCTTGTCAGCCTTGCAGTCAGTGTTGTCAGTACGCTGGTCTTAGTTGCAGCGATCGCAGTAGCGGCCACCGTCGCCGGCTTCGGTGCCATTTTGACTGCCTTTGCGACACTCGCTGGTGCGTTAGCACTCGGACTCAGTTTCGCTGCACAGGATTTAATCAGCAACTTTGTTTCTGGTGTCTTCATTATCAAAGACGAACCATTCAAAGTAGGCGACTGGATCGAGTGGGACGGAAACGAGGGAATCGTCAAAAAGATCAACCTCCGTGTGACACAGGTTGAGACGTTCGATAACGAACTCGTGACGGTTCCAAACAACCAACTCGCTACGTCCGTCGTTACGAATCCCGTTGCCAACGAGACGCTTCGTGTCTCCTGTGACTTCGGAATTAGCTACGATGACGATATCACAACCGCACGTGGAGCGGTCATCGATACGGCTTCGAGTATCGAGGGTGTTCTTGCTGATCCCGAACCTGCAGCCCCAGTCACAGAATTGGGTGATTCAGCTGTTGTGCTTACTGGTCGTGTGTGGATCGAGCCTCGCAAACACAGCGCTGCCGCAATCGAAGCTGCGTTTCGTGAAGCAGTAAAGCAGCGCTTCGATGCTGAAGGAATTGATATGCCGTACGCTCATACGACTCTCACTGGTGGTATCGAACTCGAGACGAATCAAGAAGCCAGCGTGGTCAGTTCCTCCACAGAGTAG